A stretch of the Candidatus Jettenia sp. AMX2 genome encodes the following:
- a CDS encoding VWA domain-containing protein: protein MLFFYYEQYKIIVYTLSGLIFILYLVLHLRKNAWLKAFGQRSLINRFSRIPGIHRNLLKGMSISAAFCAMSLVILQPKWQTTQDYYEKEGLEIVFVLDVSVSMLAEDVKPNRLQRAKMEITNLVRELEEDRVGLVVFAARAFSLLPYPTKDYERVFLRILNMVNESYVRFVPYGTNIGNALILAMNSYSKENAKKVMIFLTDGEEQIITRSQVAEAVKLLLERKDIAIYIIGIGDPLKASPIPKKDKDGNVIGYEVTEDEEIITTKPDPKFLAEIAQMVGGTYQHDATGNELKHIFRQVIEQNRNIAGIHKKNIMKDISLYFLGGALALLTIYFLL, encoded by the coding sequence ATGTTATTTTTTTATTACGAACAATACAAGATCATCGTTTACACCCTGTCGGGACTGATTTTCATCCTGTACCTGGTTCTTCACCTGAGGAAGAATGCCTGGCTTAAGGCCTTTGGCCAAAGGTCGCTCATAAACAGATTTAGCAGGATACCCGGTATCCATCGAAACCTTTTAAAAGGAATGAGTATCAGCGCCGCCTTTTGTGCCATGAGCCTTGTAATCCTGCAGCCCAAATGGCAAACAACGCAGGATTATTACGAAAAGGAAGGCCTGGAAATTGTATTTGTTCTTGACGTCTCGGTCAGTATGCTTGCGGAAGATGTGAAACCTAACCGGTTACAGCGTGCAAAAATGGAAATAACGAATCTTGTTCGTGAATTAGAGGAAGACCGCGTGGGTTTAGTCGTCTTTGCTGCACGTGCATTTTCACTTTTACCTTATCCCACAAAGGATTACGAGCGGGTTTTCCTCCGTATACTGAACATGGTAAACGAAAGTTACGTAAGATTTGTCCCTTACGGAACCAATATCGGCAATGCCCTAATCTTGGCTATGAATTCGTACAGCAAAGAGAATGCAAAGAAAGTTATGATATTTCTTACGGACGGTGAAGAACAAATTATCACACGAAGCCAGGTTGCAGAGGCTGTAAAACTGCTGTTGGAGAGAAAAGATATCGCTATTTATATCATTGGCATCGGGGATCCCCTGAAAGCATCGCCAATACCTAAAAAAGATAAAGACGGGAATGTAATCGGTTACGAAGTCACAGAAGATGAAGAAATTATCACTACAAAACCTGACCCGAAATTCCTGGCAGAAATAGCACAAATGGTAGGCGGTACCTACCAGCACGATGCAACGGGTAATGAACTGAAACATATCTTCAGGCAGGTCATTGAACAGAACAGAAACATCGCCGGCATTCACAAAAAAAATATCATGAAAGATATTTCAC